A genomic window from Trueperella bialowiezensis includes:
- the moaA gene encoding GTP 3',8-cyclase MoaA, which yields MTVEPMRMLALADQWGRVARDLRVSLTDRCNLRCSYCMPPEGLDWLPTAQTLTDAEVKRLINIAVSLLGIEEIRFTGGEPLLRRGLLDIAAYARSLRTRSGARPELALTTNALGLDKKASALAEAGISRVNISLDTVDRELYARISGRDRLPDVFAGIDAARAAGLTPIKINAVAMRGVNDAGLPDVLRYCLQAGTQLRIIEHMPLGPRHTWRREAMMTQEDVLELLSAEFELSPLPRVDESAPASLWAVAPGRDHPAGTVGVIASVSKPFCGNCDRTRLTADGQIRTCLFAREETDLRGPMRAGASDEELARIWAGATWKKKPGHGIDDPSFVQPDRYMSEIGG from the coding sequence ATGACGGTTGAGCCTATGCGCATGTTGGCGCTTGCGGATCAGTGGGGTCGCGTGGCGCGAGATCTGCGCGTGTCGCTGACTGACCGCTGTAATCTGCGCTGCTCGTATTGCATGCCGCCGGAAGGTCTCGACTGGCTACCCACCGCGCAGACTCTCACGGACGCCGAGGTGAAGCGCCTGATCAACATAGCGGTGAGCCTGCTGGGCATTGAGGAGATTCGGTTCACGGGTGGCGAGCCGCTTTTGCGCCGCGGATTGCTCGATATTGCGGCCTATGCGCGTTCGCTTCGCACTCGCAGTGGGGCACGCCCGGAACTCGCGCTGACCACGAACGCGCTCGGGCTAGACAAGAAGGCGTCCGCGCTGGCCGAAGCGGGGATTTCTCGGGTGAACATTTCGCTGGACACGGTGGACCGCGAACTTTATGCGCGCATTTCCGGGCGGGACCGCCTGCCGGACGTGTTCGCCGGAATCGACGCCGCGCGCGCCGCTGGCCTAACGCCGATCAAGATTAACGCGGTAGCGATGCGCGGGGTTAACGACGCCGGTCTGCCCGACGTCCTGCGCTACTGCCTGCAAGCCGGCACGCAGCTGAGAATTATTGAGCATATGCCGCTTGGGCCGCGGCACACGTGGCGGCGGGAGGCGATGATGACACAGGAGGATGTGCTCGAGCTGCTCAGCGCCGAGTTCGAGCTGTCGCCGCTGCCGCGCGTGGACGAGTCCGCGCCGGCGAGCCTGTGGGCGGTGGCGCCGGGCCGCGATCATCCGGCGGGAACGGTCGGGGTGATCGCCTCAGTGTCGAAGCCGTTTTGTGGGAATTGCGACCGCACGCGGCTGACCGCCGACGGCCAGATTCGCACCTGCCTGTTCGCCCGCGAAGAGACCGATCTGCGCGGTCCGATGCGGGCCGGCGCATCCGATGAGGAGCTCGCGCGAATATGGGCGGGTGCCACGTGGAAAAAGAAGCCCGGTCACGGGATTGACGACCCGAGTTTCGTGCAGCCGGACCGCTACATGTCGGAGATTGGCGGCTAG
- a CDS encoding metallophosphoesterase, translating into MKKFLTAGLGLGVLGAGASAIYGLAHAHSYRVRRRSLLVPHSDGEALRIVHISDAHTLARHAKRLTFLRKLGEMRPDLVVLTGDMISEDAALEPVLDALDPLLDVPGVFVFGSNDYLAPRFRNPFGYLVSPSNVGSDSSSAKTRELRWREMRAAFEERGWLNLNNQRGRLDVCGWTLDFVGVDDPHLDYDAFPAPDSEAVPASGPYARIGVTHAPYTRVLDAMVDDGCSLIFAGHTHGGQVCLPGGRALVTNCDLDTEFASGLFTWPRDDHGSAAGAGGEPDPSGQIAVLKGDGAVISHSQPGSRAAGSAWVQVSAGIGTSPYAPVRTFCPPEAIVLDVIPFRD; encoded by the coding sequence GTGAAAAAGTTTCTCACTGCCGGCCTCGGGCTCGGAGTTCTTGGCGCGGGAGCCAGCGCAATATACGGGCTTGCGCATGCGCATAGTTACCGGGTGCGGCGTCGTTCCCTACTCGTCCCGCACAGCGACGGCGAAGCGTTACGTATCGTCCACATTTCCGACGCGCACACGCTCGCCCGGCATGCCAAACGCCTCACATTCCTGCGCAAACTTGGGGAGATGCGGCCCGACCTCGTCGTCCTCACCGGCGACATGATCTCCGAGGATGCCGCCCTTGAACCTGTACTCGACGCGCTCGATCCGCTCTTGGACGTGCCGGGCGTGTTCGTCTTTGGGTCAAACGACTACCTTGCTCCCCGCTTCCGCAATCCCTTCGGCTATCTGGTCAGCCCATCGAATGTGGGTTCTGATAGCAGCTCAGCAAAGACCCGCGAGTTGCGCTGGCGTGAGATGCGTGCCGCTTTCGAAGAGCGCGGCTGGCTGAACCTTAACAATCAGCGCGGGCGCCTCGACGTGTGCGGGTGGACGCTTGACTTTGTGGGGGTTGACGACCCGCACCTCGACTACGATGCTTTCCCCGCGCCTGACAGCGAGGCCGTGCCGGCCTCTGGCCCGTACGCGCGTATTGGCGTGACTCACGCACCCTACACGCGGGTCCTCGACGCGATGGTCGATGACGGCTGCTCGCTCATCTTCGCTGGTCACACGCACGGCGGGCAGGTGTGCTTGCCGGGCGGGCGCGCACTCGTCACAAACTGCGATCTGGATACCGAGTTCGCCTCGGGATTGTTTACGTGGCCACGCGACGACCACGGGAGTGCTGCGGGCGCCGGTGGCGAGCCAGATCCGAGCGGGCAGATCGCGGTGCTTAAAGGGGACGGCGCCGTGATCTCGCATTCCCAGCCCGGTTCGCGTGCTGCGGGCTCAGCCTGGGTGCAAGTCTCTGCGGGTATTGGCACCTCGCCCTATGCTCCGGTGCGCACGTTCTGCCCGCCTGAAGCGATCGTCTTAGATGTGATTCCGTTCCGGGATTAA
- a CDS encoding MogA/MoaB family molybdenum cofactor biosynthesis protein, translating to MDINAAVVTVSDRATAGEREDLSGPTAVRLLEEAGVKVLETAVVSDDVRAIAEGVQNVAYDEIDLIITTGGTGITPQDYTARAMDPLLRFDIPGIAEAIRHRGVQKGVPGALLSRGRAGVMVGGKNRTLVINLAGSPDAVEDGLAVVIPVLEHAIAQMRGGDH from the coding sequence ATGGACATTAACGCGGCAGTAGTGACTGTGTCAGACAGGGCGACGGCGGGCGAACGCGAGGACCTCTCCGGCCCCACAGCAGTGCGCCTACTTGAAGAAGCTGGCGTCAAAGTGCTGGAAACAGCAGTGGTTAGCGACGACGTGCGAGCAATCGCCGAAGGCGTACAGAACGTTGCCTACGACGAGATCGACCTCATTATCACCACCGGCGGCACGGGCATCACGCCGCAGGACTACACGGCGCGCGCCATGGACCCGCTGTTGCGCTTCGACATTCCGGGCATCGCCGAGGCGATTCGTCACCGTGGAGTCCAAAAAGGCGTACCTGGAGCTCTGCTTTCGCGCGGGCGGGCCGGCGTCATGGTCGGCGGTAAAAACCGCACACTCGTCATCAATCTTGCCGGTTCGCCGGACGCGGTTGAGGACGGCCTGGCAGTCGTCATCCCCGTGCTCGAGCACGCGATTGCGCAGATGCGCGGCGGAGACCACTGA
- a CDS encoding ABC transporter permease, producing the protein MMKLRGIPSWFWLPALLALLALTLPLVGMASRVPWADLGTILASESSVTALWLSLRTCLVSTAVSLVIGCPLALIFARAGELPVRPRWLTPVRALVLVPLVMPPVVAGLALLATFGRRGVFGPALEAVGIQVPFTTLAVVLAQIFVSLPYLVMTVETAARAAGSDLEHAARGLGASRWVQFSRITLPLLAPSIASGASLAFARSLGEFGATITFAGSMQGTTRTLPLEVYLQREQDPAAALALALVLIVFALALTGLTSVLEARNMRRFAHSDHDAGHDTGHDTGSGVASSGLGDAAGFTKLAARTASKTNQTAAAAIASAPDPAASAPGQASSMPVQAASAATAAVGPGRAANTPEPGPTNAPSEPSPAPAPFTLVAHVPERKVAYELTGEPGETLALIGPNGSGKSTGLRLLAGDITSPTARVDVPDTIGFLDQSPSLFPHMSVLDNVAFGPRCHGLSKTAARQRARAELATVGLADLADRAPAQLSGGQAQRVALARVLAVDPQLLLLDEPFAALDAASADALRSLIAARTRGLTTVIVTHDLIDVLSLADRVAVLDAGRLADLGPTSSCLTNPATAFAAEFAGLNMQFGHVTGGVLQINDAKVQIHGQLADVHEGARAAAVFDPRAVALRAVPPSAVSRGTVPHGEADAHTISTDNIQTGEAPSRGTVGRSSVRNAIPGTVTSIQASSVGVDVRLDIGSTTPLRALITAAAASELGITVGTELVAEVKAMQVRIIPVRSASRDDSQSAGGV; encoded by the coding sequence ATGATGAAACTCCGCGGGATTCCCAGCTGGTTCTGGCTGCCTGCGCTGCTTGCTCTGCTCGCGTTGACGTTGCCGCTGGTCGGCATGGCGTCGCGCGTGCCGTGGGCGGATTTGGGGACGATCCTCGCCTCCGAGTCGTCTGTGACGGCGCTGTGGCTTTCGTTGCGCACGTGCCTCGTGTCGACTGCCGTGAGCCTTGTGATCGGCTGCCCGCTGGCGCTCATTTTTGCGCGGGCCGGCGAGCTGCCCGTGAGGCCGCGCTGGCTCACGCCCGTGCGCGCGCTCGTGCTCGTGCCACTGGTGATGCCGCCGGTCGTGGCCGGCTTGGCGCTACTAGCCACATTCGGGCGGCGGGGCGTGTTTGGGCCAGCGCTCGAGGCGGTGGGAATCCAGGTGCCGTTCACGACGCTCGCTGTTGTGCTCGCGCAAATATTCGTGTCGCTGCCCTACCTGGTGATGACGGTGGAAACTGCGGCGCGCGCCGCGGGGTCGGACCTCGAACACGCGGCGCGCGGCCTGGGGGCTAGCCGTTGGGTGCAGTTTTCCCGGATCACGCTTCCGCTGCTCGCGCCGTCAATCGCATCGGGCGCCTCGCTCGCATTCGCTCGCTCGCTAGGAGAATTCGGCGCCACCATCACTTTCGCCGGGTCGATGCAAGGCACCACTCGCACGCTCCCGCTCGAAGTTTATTTGCAACGCGAGCAGGATCCGGCCGCTGCGCTCGCCCTCGCCCTGGTACTCATCGTGTTTGCGCTCGCGCTCACCGGGCTGACCTCCGTGTTGGAGGCGCGTAACATGCGCCGCTTCGCACACTCAGATCACGACGCCGGGCATGACACCGGGCACGACACCGGGAGCGGCGTGGCTTCTTCAGGGCTCGGCGATGCGGCAGGCTTTACCAAGCTGGCAGCTCGGACTGCGAGCAAGACGAACCAGACGGCAGCCGCGGCAATCGCGAGCGCACCCGACCCCGCAGCGAGCGCGCCCGGCCAGGCGTCAAGCATGCCGGTCCAAGCGGCAAGCGCAGCAACCGCCGCAGTGGGCCCTGGGCGTGCAGCAAACACGCCTGAGCCCGGGCCTACGAACGCACCAAGCGAGCCTTCACCCGCCCCGGCGCCGTTCACTCTCGTGGCACACGTGCCCGAACGCAAGGTCGCCTATGAGCTCACCGGCGAACCGGGTGAGACGCTCGCGCTTATCGGGCCGAACGGCTCCGGTAAGTCCACCGGCCTGCGCCTGCTGGCTGGCGACATCACCAGCCCGACGGCCCGCGTGGACGTGCCAGACACGATCGGATTCCTGGACCAGTCGCCGTCGCTATTTCCGCACATGTCCGTGCTCGACAATGTTGCTTTCGGCCCGCGCTGCCACGGCCTTAGCAAGACCGCCGCGCGGCAGCGGGCACGCGCCGAGCTCGCCACCGTTGGGCTCGCCGACCTCGCAGACAGGGCGCCTGCGCAACTCTCCGGAGGTCAGGCGCAGCGGGTGGCGTTGGCCCGGGTGCTCGCCGTCGACCCGCAGCTCCTACTCCTCGACGAACCTTTCGCCGCGCTCGACGCCGCCTCCGCCGACGCGCTGCGTTCCCTCATCGCCGCGCGCACTCGCGGATTGACCACGGTGATCGTCACCCACGACCTCATCGACGTGCTCAGCCTCGCCGACCGCGTGGCCGTACTCGATGCCGGGCGGCTTGCCGATCTTGGCCCCACCTCCTCCTGCCTGACGAATCCCGCCACGGCGTTCGCCGCCGAATTCGCCGGGCTTAACATGCAGTTCGGGCACGTCACCGGCGGGGTGCTCCAGATCAACGACGCCAAGGTGCAGATTCACGGCCAGCTCGCCGACGTTCACGAGGGAGCCCGGGCGGCGGCCGTCTTCGACCCGCGAGCCGTGGCACTGCGGGCGGTGCCGCCTAGCGCGGTGTCACGCGGGACTGTGCCACATGGGGAAGCCGATGCCCACACGATCAGCACTGACAATATCCAAACTGGGGAAGCGCCTAGTCGTGGAACAGTTGGACGCAGCTCCGTTCGCAACGCCATACCCGGCACGGTGACCTCGATTCAGGCAAGTTCCGTGGGCGTAGACGTGCGACTCGACATTGGGAGCACAACGCCTCTGCGCGCGCTCATCACGGCGGCCGCGGCCTCCGAGCTTGGCATCACGGTCGGCACGGAGCTTGTGGCCGAGGTCAAGGCGATGCAGGTGCGGATTATCCCGGTCAGGTCGGCTAGCCGTGACGACTCGCAGTCTGCGGGCGGTGTCTAG
- a CDS encoding SLC13 family permease gives MTDHASKNTPSPSGQPQPRQPLRRPRPVRRATTKPPVTTKRPPLGTKQKIGLVLGLVAFLFPFLVDIPNLSVPGERMLAIFLLAIVFWITEPISLTATAVLVIFLEVILISSGAILDPGGGDPALAEAALPAADYFAALANPVIILFLGGFMIADGAEKFGLDKNLAAVMLKPFSDSARATTAGLMLITALLSMFMSNTATTATMFAVVAPILRSLPKGKARAGVALAIPTAANIGGIGTPVGTPPNAIAIAALAERGITVSFVDWMIMAIPFMLVVLIFSWLFISVVFLPKDVKIKIDMTSSWDMSTNAKLFYAVAATTILLWMTEPLHGVSSNIVGFFPVVALLALKVMGGDDIKKLDWPVLWLVSGGIALGTGVGATGLDEWLVSSVPWETMSGLAILALLALIAFGMANVISHSAAANLLVPLAVSLAVSLDGIDTITVAVVVAIACSLGMSMPISTPPNAIAYSTGEIKISQMALVGMVVGSLATALLVFGLPPVWDLLGLLQ, from the coding sequence ATGACTGACCACGCGAGTAAAAACACCCCTTCCCCGAGCGGCCAGCCGCAGCCCCGACAACCTCTTCGCCGCCCCCGGCCAGTTCGCCGTGCCACCACAAAACCTCCCGTGACCACGAAGCGTCCGCCTTTGGGAACTAAGCAAAAGATCGGCCTCGTGCTTGGCCTAGTAGCGTTCCTGTTTCCGTTCCTCGTTGATATCCCGAACTTGTCGGTGCCCGGCGAGCGGATGCTCGCGATCTTCTTACTCGCAATCGTCTTCTGGATCACCGAACCGATTTCGTTGACCGCCACAGCGGTGCTCGTCATTTTCCTCGAGGTCATCCTCATTTCTTCGGGGGCGATCCTCGACCCGGGTGGCGGGGATCCCGCACTCGCCGAGGCCGCCCTCCCCGCAGCGGATTATTTCGCGGCGCTTGCCAACCCGGTCATTATTCTGTTCCTCGGCGGTTTCATGATTGCCGACGGCGCCGAAAAGTTCGGCCTGGACAAGAACCTTGCGGCCGTCATGCTCAAGCCATTTTCTGATTCGGCGCGGGCGACGACGGCGGGGCTCATGCTCATTACTGCCCTGCTATCCATGTTCATGTCGAACACGGCGACGACGGCCACGATGTTCGCCGTTGTCGCACCGATTCTGCGTAGCCTGCCGAAGGGTAAGGCGCGAGCCGGCGTGGCTCTTGCTATCCCCACGGCCGCGAACATTGGCGGTATCGGAACACCGGTGGGCACCCCACCGAACGCGATTGCCATCGCGGCTCTCGCCGAGCGTGGGATCACGGTGTCGTTCGTGGACTGGATGATCATGGCGATCCCGTTCATGCTCGTCGTCCTGATCTTCTCCTGGCTGTTCATCTCCGTGGTGTTCCTGCCGAAAGATGTCAAGATCAAGATCGACATGACGTCCTCGTGGGACATGTCCACGAACGCGAAACTGTTCTACGCGGTCGCAGCCACCACGATTCTGCTGTGGATGACGGAGCCGCTGCACGGAGTCTCCTCGAATATCGTTGGCTTCTTCCCGGTGGTCGCACTGCTCGCGCTGAAGGTCATGGGCGGGGACGACATCAAGAAGCTCGACTGGCCGGTGCTCTGGCTCGTCTCCGGCGGTATCGCGCTCGGCACGGGCGTGGGCGCCACCGGGCTGGATGAGTGGCTTGTCTCGTCGGTGCCGTGGGAGACGATGTCTGGCCTCGCGATCCTCGCACTTCTTGCTCTCATCGCGTTCGGTATGGCCAACGTGATTTCACATTCGGCTGCGGCGAACCTGCTCGTGCCGCTCGCCGTCTCGCTCGCGGTCTCGCTCGACGGCATTGACACGATCACCGTGGCCGTCGTCGTCGCTATCGCCTGCTCGCTTGGCATGTCGATGCCGATCTCCACGCCGCCCAATGCGATCGCCTACTCGACTGGCGAGATCAAGATTTCGCAGATGGCGCTCGTAGGTATGGTCGTTGGTTCGCTGGCCACCGCCCTCCTAGTTTTCGGCCTGCCGCCCGTGTGGGATCTGCTCGGATTATTGCAGTGA
- a CDS encoding YccF domain-containing protein — translation MRFLLNIIWVIFGGLALFLEYLLAGAVSFIFIITIPASIACFRIAGYVLWPFGRVVVDKPGAGAGSTFMNVVWFLVAGLWLSIGHIVTAAVQAITIIGIPLAIANIKLIPVTCFPFGKMVVSADQARFYNNPRGQQIFIGQ, via the coding sequence ATGCGCTTTCTACTCAACATCATCTGGGTTATTTTCGGAGGGCTTGCTCTATTCTTGGAGTACCTCCTGGCAGGAGCCGTGTCATTTATTTTCATCATCACAATCCCGGCCTCGATCGCGTGCTTCCGTATTGCGGGATATGTGCTGTGGCCGTTCGGTCGGGTGGTTGTGGACAAGCCGGGTGCGGGCGCCGGTTCAACGTTCATGAACGTCGTGTGGTTCTTGGTGGCCGGGCTCTGGCTTTCCATCGGTCATATCGTGACCGCTGCGGTGCAGGCGATCACGATTATCGGCATTCCCCTTGCTATCGCCAACATTAAGCTCATTCCTGTCACGTGCTTCCCGTTCGGCAAGATGGTCGTGTCAGCTGACCAGGCGCGGTTTTATAACAACCCCCGGGGCCAGCAGATTTTCATCGGCCAGTAG
- the modA gene encoding molybdate ABC transporter substrate-binding protein, with the protein MKTRTLALVGSLLIGLAAGGCSADDNNDASPSDDTTEITVFAAASLNAAFPEIAEEVFTESHPDVVVRFAFEGSSSLAEKLQSGASADVFASANEANMTKVTDAGLAAEPTKLTTNTLRLIVPAGNPAGVTDLESANAAKFVVCAPQVPCGAASQELAQAEGITLQPVSEEQSVSDVRAKVESGEADAGLVYLTDALLAGDAVDIVDAPGVAAVGTTYMITALSDAPNPELAKAFIDAVMSDAGQEIMAKYGFGETAK; encoded by the coding sequence ATGAAAACGCGCACCCTCGCCCTTGTGGGCTCATTACTCATTGGACTGGCAGCCGGCGGATGTTCGGCCGACGATAACAACGACGCCAGCCCCTCGGACGATACCACCGAGATCACCGTGTTTGCGGCCGCTTCCCTGAACGCCGCTTTTCCAGAAATCGCGGAGGAGGTTTTCACTGAAAGCCATCCCGACGTCGTCGTCCGTTTTGCTTTTGAAGGCTCCAGTTCGCTTGCGGAAAAGCTGCAGTCTGGCGCGTCTGCGGACGTGTTCGCCTCGGCCAACGAGGCCAACATGACGAAAGTGACCGACGCCGGGCTCGCCGCAGAGCCCACCAAGCTCACCACGAATACGCTGCGGCTCATTGTGCCGGCCGGCAACCCGGCGGGCGTGACCGACCTCGAATCGGCCAACGCCGCCAAGTTCGTGGTGTGTGCACCGCAGGTGCCGTGCGGGGCGGCCAGCCAGGAGCTCGCGCAGGCTGAGGGCATCACCTTGCAGCCCGTCTCTGAGGAGCAGTCGGTGAGCGACGTGCGCGCAAAGGTGGAAAGCGGTGAGGCCGACGCCGGGCTCGTCTACCTCACTGACGCGCTACTTGCTGGCGACGCCGTCGACATCGTCGATGCTCCGGGCGTGGCCGCCGTCGGAACCACGTACATGATCACGGCTCTCTCAGATGCTCCCAATCCGGAGCTTGCCAAGGCGTTTATTGACGCCGTCATGTCCGATGCCGGACAAGAGATCATGGCCAAGTACGGCTTCGGTGAAACGGCGAAGTGA
- the mobA gene encoding molybdenum cofactor guanylyltransferase — MNEAVQAIIILGGGTGARLGGVSKPEFRAGGRRLIDILFDQLGETGFAGRRVLVAPRSVEVPPGVLVTLEDPPHGGPVAGIGAGLTALHDIDDAALIALATCDAPVAVRLLPELATAIGVHDGAVPVNPEGWPLYTHGVYRAGALRTLDYPRNASVRAVLSVLDLTYVEDTAGHCIDVDEPADVPVLLRHLDTLS; from the coding sequence GTGAACGAGGCGGTTCAAGCGATCATCATCCTCGGCGGGGGCACGGGCGCCCGCCTCGGCGGCGTCTCAAAACCCGAGTTTCGCGCCGGCGGCCGGCGGCTCATCGACATCCTCTTCGACCAGCTCGGAGAGACCGGGTTCGCGGGGCGGCGCGTCCTCGTCGCGCCGCGAAGTGTGGAGGTGCCGCCCGGCGTGCTCGTCACGCTTGAAGACCCACCCCACGGCGGTCCGGTTGCTGGCATCGGAGCCGGGCTAACAGCGCTACACGATATCGACGACGCCGCGCTTATCGCCCTTGCCACCTGCGATGCGCCGGTGGCCGTCCGGCTTTTGCCTGAACTTGCCACGGCGATCGGCGTTCACGACGGCGCCGTACCTGTGAACCCAGAAGGATGGCCACTATACACGCACGGCGTGTACCGGGCTGGTGCGCTGCGGACGCTGGACTATCCGCGCAACGCGTCCGTGCGAGCAGTGCTATCCGTGCTGGATCTTACCTATGTGGAGGATACGGCCGGGCACTGCATCGACGTCGACGAACCCGCCGACGTGCCGGTGTTGCTGCGCCACCTGGATACTTTGAGCTGA
- a CDS encoding molybdenum cofactor biosynthesis protein MoaE, producing MNTRIGSTGIQWEPLDTDTIASTVRSDTCGAVVIFEGIVRNHDAGRAVSGIEYSAHPSAAEVMYDVAAEVAGRHPECRVAVVHRVGTLGIGELALVAAVASPHRTASFAAITDVVDTVKEKLPVWKRQVFAGGTDEWVGSA from the coding sequence ATGAACACCCGCATCGGTTCCACCGGCATCCAATGGGAACCCCTCGACACGGACACCATCGCGAGCACCGTACGCTCCGATACGTGCGGCGCCGTCGTCATCTTCGAAGGAATTGTCCGTAATCACGACGCCGGGCGCGCGGTGAGCGGCATCGAATACAGCGCCCACCCCTCCGCGGCAGAGGTTATGTACGACGTCGCCGCGGAAGTCGCCGGCAGGCACCCGGAGTGTCGGGTGGCCGTGGTGCACCGAGTCGGCACACTTGGCATCGGCGAGCTCGCCCTCGTGGCGGCTGTGGCAAGCCCGCACCGAACGGCGTCGTTCGCGGCGATCACCGACGTCGTCGACACCGTTAAAGAAAAACTGCCCGTGTGGAAACGCCAAGTTTTTGCCGGTGGCACCGACGAATGGGTAGGCAGCGCCTAG
- the moaC gene encoding cyclic pyranopterin monophosphate synthase MoaC has product MKLPHMNGAGEAWMVDVTAKQPTIREASAQAKVLVAPEVMTALREGTVPKGDVLAVARVAGIAAAKRVPDLLPLAHTIGVHGAEVDIALGADHVLIRTTVRSADRTGVEMEALTAAAVAALNVVDMVKGVDRSAAITDVFITRKSGGRSGTWERPGFEDDHVIDL; this is encoded by the coding sequence ATGAAGCTCCCCCATATGAATGGCGCCGGTGAGGCGTGGATGGTTGATGTGACGGCGAAGCAGCCCACGATCCGTGAGGCGAGCGCACAGGCAAAGGTGCTGGTGGCGCCCGAGGTGATGACGGCGTTGCGGGAGGGCACGGTTCCGAAGGGTGACGTGCTCGCGGTGGCCCGAGTTGCTGGTATTGCGGCTGCGAAGCGCGTGCCGGATCTGCTACCCCTGGCGCACACGATTGGCGTGCACGGCGCCGAGGTTGATATTGCCCTGGGCGCCGACCACGTGCTCATTCGCACCACGGTGCGCAGCGCTGATCGCACGGGTGTTGAAATGGAGGCGTTGACGGCGGCGGCCGTGGCGGCGCTCAACGTGGTGGACATGGTGAAGGGCGTGGACAGGTCGGCTGCGATCACTGACGTTTTTATTACCCGCAAGTCCGGGGGCCGTTCGGGCACATGGGAGCGGCCAGGTTTCGAGGATGATCATGTCATCGACCTCTGA
- a CDS encoding molybdopterin molybdotransferase MoeA yields MSSTSDRPLTPEDYWQLLVENLAPQRLGTEVVSLADSHGRTLADDAHATFSVPPFDNSAMDGFAVRGADFGDDAGHDDGPWEFAVVADIAAGHTPTARGDVEGTAREEVGQLPPAARIMTGAPMPAWADAVVPVEDTDAPRGASAAPRTVTVHRAPKPGANVRLAGEDIAAEDLVVSAGSVISARTASTLAAIGYGEVEVVTRPRVAVLATGAELAAPGEQLSPGMIPDSNSTLLALLVREAGGQAVLARTTGDTAADFGAALPTDVDLIVTSGGVSMGAFDPVKEYGLAHGWTFEKVAMQPGKPQGHGMAGSVPVIALPGNPVSVAVSFRLFVRPFIGRLLGQPDSLASTTRMARAGPAWRSSPGRRQYLPGALLPGGSTVRSSANENLVDEGSTHGDSTAGGSTDGDGYDVVVPVHRLGSGSHLAASLHAAQVLAVVDAEVTEVKPGDLVQIIPL; encoded by the coding sequence ATGTCATCGACCTCTGATCGCCCGCTGACACCGGAGGACTACTGGCAGCTGCTGGTCGAGAACCTCGCCCCGCAGCGTTTGGGCACCGAGGTGGTCTCGCTGGCAGATAGTCACGGCCGTACGCTCGCCGACGACGCACACGCCACGTTCTCCGTTCCGCCGTTCGACAATTCAGCGATGGACGGTTTCGCGGTGAGGGGCGCCGATTTTGGGGACGACGCCGGGCACGACGACGGGCCGTGGGAGTTCGCCGTCGTTGCGGATATTGCTGCCGGGCACACGCCCACCGCGCGTGGCGATGTCGAAGGCACAGCGCGCGAGGAGGTGGGCCAGCTCCCGCCGGCTGCGCGCATCATGACCGGGGCGCCGATGCCCGCGTGGGCCGACGCCGTCGTGCCGGTCGAGGATACCGACGCCCCGCGTGGTGCCTCCGCGGCACCCCGCACTGTCACGGTGCACCGCGCGCCGAAGCCGGGAGCGAACGTGCGCCTGGCCGGCGAGGATATTGCAGCCGAGGATCTCGTTGTGAGCGCGGGAAGCGTGATCAGTGCGCGCACGGCATCCACGCTTGCAGCGATTGGGTATGGCGAGGTCGAGGTGGTCACGCGCCCGCGGGTGGCGGTGCTGGCCACCGGCGCCGAGCTGGCCGCACCGGGAGAACAGCTCTCCCCCGGGATGATCCCCGATTCGAACTCAACTCTTCTGGCACTGCTCGTTCGTGAGGCTGGCGGGCAGGCCGTCTTAGCGCGCACGACGGGCGACACCGCCGCGGATTTCGGCGCGGCGCTGCCCACCGACGTCGACCTCATCGTCACCTCGGGCGGAGTATCAATGGGCGCGTTCGACCCCGTCAAAGAATACGGGCTCGCCCACGGGTGGACGTTCGAAAAAGTGGCCATGCAACCCGGCAAACCGCAAGGGCACGGCATGGCCGGCAGCGTTCCCGTCATTGCCCTGCCCGGCAATCCGGTGTCGGTAGCAGTATCTTTCCGGTTGTTTGTGCGGCCGTTTATCGGCCGACTGCTTGGTCAGCCTGATAGCCTCGCGAGCACGACGCGCATGGCCCGTGCGGGCCCCGCGTGGCGTTCGTCGCCCGGGCGCCGCCAATACTTGCCGGGTGCGCTCCTGCCCGGCGGTTCTACGGTTCGGAGTTCAGCAAACGAGAACCTTGTGGACGAGGGCTCTACACACGGGGATTCTACAGCCGGGGGCTCTACGGACGGGGACGGGTACGACGTCGTCGTGCCAGTTCACCGTCTCGGCTCCGGATCGCACCTGGCCGCTTCGTTGCACGCTGCGCAGGTGCTCGCCGTCGTCGACGCGGAGGTGACTGAAGTAAAGCCCGGCGACCTCGTGCAAATTATCCCGCTCTAA